One stretch of Saccharopolyspora erythraea DNA includes these proteins:
- a CDS encoding toxin glutamine deamidase domain-containing protein, with the protein MINPAEIPQIPGDMDALAGHASTLRTAGAAFASTGADVHAKWQGLSAVYDAPEAGQLLNATQPVSAVSDTVGGNVETVAGALSAYATTVKPIKARLESLRAQAQTFVASVEGDDDWREDEGKVNQHNQLLSQVNEAVAEWMEAQRTCANAINAVYGGTQYVADNGDGRRDPNEFGYTEDQLNSALGEGLPWGKAEEHDGGFWGDVGDFFVGIKDGAVQMVTDLGALIGYANGEWSWSTAGAAWKGLGTFALALGTYANPLTIVADQTIGLPGFKRGEMGGTLLNAGKSIIAYDQWGKGHNGRAAGQATFNIVSAVVGTKGAGAGLKGAGAAIQGGKVAGMAAKVGGGLVRAGDFVAKMPTVGELGIKLANKLDINIPHLGPTPALAGDGPSLGHRVDTDIPDTRGPDVARMDNGGPRGGGPSVGDGLHHTPDGHHGGGTHQGGHTATDGPRDNGVPDSRQPSDGPVGGSHHGNGHVSGDGPTRPDGDSPVDGRTPADAHTPVDGHTPSDGNAPSDGHTPDGDRPDGDHTSSPDSGDPSNVSPAPGADTPSLPERLGNQPDGSWVNVEHGTRYDLSPEMNAAADRYLGGAGVTEGHVTPHVRSIAEGIDGARLQGYPDFVLKSEDSFKRKFAQDLAKYPDLSPDEILTNVKDSVRYTIEMPARNYTDGVLSAVDDLRARGYENVTFKPTWENPDTYKGVNSTWRDPATGRIFELQFHTPDSFKAKMDTHGLYEAERVATNEADRLRAAEAQAEIFRQVDVPDHAVDRLHELKQTLEAERAAVDPADHAPPQHPDADGHGPHDGDPDHAPADPGDPAEHGDGADNADPDWSAVSGTTDVNSKPALHSGTATPEQAQRYVAEHHPYVVDVNVDRFQRGVPGSDQNCSRCVRAVDLGFTGTPSSALPWPEGPGWGLSSNTFADYARSLGADPAAFRQVSSYDDIIGDITARGEGARGMVYIGRPGSAHVFNVVHDQNGVVFLDGQTGGLALLEKNVNIMYLPIGR; encoded by the coding sequence GTGATCAACCCGGCCGAGATCCCGCAGATCCCCGGCGACATGGACGCGCTGGCCGGGCACGCCTCGACGCTGAGGACCGCCGGTGCGGCCTTCGCCTCCACCGGCGCCGACGTGCACGCGAAGTGGCAGGGCCTGTCGGCGGTCTACGACGCGCCGGAGGCCGGTCAGCTGCTCAACGCCACGCAACCGGTGTCGGCGGTCAGCGACACCGTCGGCGGCAACGTCGAGACCGTCGCCGGGGCGCTCTCGGCCTACGCGACGACGGTCAAGCCGATCAAGGCGAGGCTGGAGTCACTGCGGGCGCAGGCGCAGACCTTCGTGGCCTCGGTCGAGGGCGACGACGACTGGCGCGAGGACGAGGGCAAGGTCAACCAGCACAACCAGTTGCTCTCGCAGGTCAACGAGGCCGTCGCCGAGTGGATGGAGGCCCAGCGGACCTGCGCCAACGCGATCAACGCGGTCTACGGCGGGACCCAGTACGTCGCCGACAACGGCGACGGCAGGCGCGACCCCAACGAGTTCGGCTACACCGAGGACCAGCTCAACTCGGCCCTCGGCGAGGGCCTGCCGTGGGGCAAGGCGGAGGAGCACGACGGCGGTTTCTGGGGCGACGTCGGCGACTTCTTCGTCGGCATCAAGGACGGCGCCGTGCAGATGGTCACCGACCTCGGCGCGCTGATCGGCTACGCCAACGGCGAGTGGAGCTGGTCCACCGCGGGCGCGGCGTGGAAGGGGCTCGGCACGTTCGCGCTGGCGCTCGGCACCTACGCCAACCCCCTCACGATCGTGGCGGACCAGACGATCGGCCTGCCAGGTTTCAAGCGCGGCGAGATGGGCGGCACGCTGCTCAACGCGGGCAAGTCGATCATCGCCTACGACCAGTGGGGCAAGGGCCACAACGGACGCGCGGCCGGGCAGGCGACGTTCAACATCGTCTCCGCCGTGGTCGGCACCAAGGGCGCCGGCGCCGGCCTGAAGGGCGCCGGCGCGGCGATCCAGGGCGGCAAGGTCGCCGGGATGGCCGCCAAGGTCGGCGGCGGACTGGTGCGGGCAGGCGACTTCGTGGCGAAGATGCCCACCGTCGGTGAGCTGGGCATCAAGCTGGCCAACAAGCTCGACATCAACATCCCCCACCTCGGCCCCACCCCGGCCCTGGCGGGCGACGGCCCGTCGCTGGGGCACCGCGTCGACACCGACATCCCGGACACCCGCGGCCCCGACGTCGCACGCATGGACAACGGCGGACCCCGCGGCGGCGGCCCCAGCGTCGGCGACGGCCTGCACCACACCCCGGACGGCCACCACGGCGGTGGGACACACCAGGGCGGGCACACCGCAACGGACGGCCCGCGTGACAACGGTGTCCCGGACAGCCGGCAACCGTCCGACGGTCCTGTCGGCGGATCGCACCACGGCAACGGCCACGTCTCCGGCGATGGCCCGACCCGGCCCGACGGTGACAGCCCGGTTGATGGCCGCACACCAGCCGACGCGCACACCCCGGTCGACGGCCACACGCCGAGCGACGGCAACGCTCCGAGCGACGGCCACACGCCGGACGGGGACCGCCCGGATGGCGACCACACCAGCTCGCCGGACAGCGGCGACCCGTCGAACGTCAGCCCTGCTCCGGGAGCCGACACTCCTTCGCTGCCCGAGCGACTCGGCAACCAGCCCGACGGGTCGTGGGTCAACGTCGAGCACGGCACCCGGTACGACCTGTCACCAGAGATGAACGCGGCGGCGGACCGCTACCTCGGTGGCGCCGGTGTCACCGAAGGACACGTGACCCCGCACGTCCGGTCGATCGCGGAGGGCATCGACGGGGCCAGGCTCCAGGGGTATCCGGACTTCGTGCTCAAGAGCGAAGACTCGTTCAAGCGCAAGTTCGCGCAGGACCTGGCGAAGTACCCCGATCTCAGCCCGGACGAGATCCTCACCAACGTCAAGGACTCGGTCCGCTACACGATCGAGATGCCGGCGCGCAACTACACCGACGGCGTCCTGAGCGCGGTCGACGACCTTCGCGCCCGGGGTTACGAGAACGTCACCTTCAAGCCCACCTGGGAGAACCCCGACACTTACAAGGGCGTCAACTCCACCTGGCGCGATCCCGCGACGGGGCGCATCTTCGAGCTCCAGTTCCACACGCCCGACAGCTTCAAGGCCAAGATGGACACCCACGGCCTCTACGAAGCCGAACGGGTCGCCACGAACGAAGCGGACCGGTTGCGGGCGGCCGAGGCCCAGGCGGAGATCTTCCGTCAGGTCGACGTTCCCGATCACGCGGTCGACCGCCTGCACGAGCTCAAGCAGACGCTGGAGGCCGAACGCGCGGCGGTGGATCCCGCCGACCACGCCCCGCCCCAGCACCCGGACGCCGACGGGCATGGCCCTCACGACGGGGATCCTGATCACGCCCCGGCGGATCCGGGCGATCCCGCGGAGCACGGCGACGGTGCCGACAACGCCGATCCCGACTGGTCCGCGGTGTCCGGGACGACCGACGTCAACAGCAAGCCCGCGCTGCATTCCGGTACCGCGACTCCCGAGCAGGCGCAGCGCTACGTCGCCGAGCACCACCCGTACGTGGTCGACGTCAACGTCGACCGCTTCCAGCGGGGTGTTCCCGGCAGCGATCAGAACTGCAGCCGTTGCGTTCGCGCCGTCGACCTCGGTTTCACCGGAACGCCCTCATCGGCCCTGCCGTGGCCCGAAGGGCCCGGCTGGGGGCTGAGCAGCAACACCTTCGCCGACTACGCGCGGTCCCTCGGAGCCGACCCGGCCGCTTTCCGCCAGGTGTCGTCCTACGATGACATCATCGGCGACATAACGGCGCGGGGCGAAGGCGCTCGCGGCATGGTCTACATCGGTCGCCCCGGTTCCGCGCACGTCTTCAACGTGGTCCACGATCAGAACGGCGTTGTCTTC
- a CDS encoding DUF6507 family protein: protein MGRWDIQPAGVQGVLQQVEGVADDFEGHLRSINSAMEGAGTQASSGIIGQALTGFADSQRSSIEFVFTRTGAAMNGAVNATQAYVRGDLEMAANAQSNATAAPDPRGTMPNGGAR from the coding sequence GTGGGCCGCTGGGACATCCAGCCCGCAGGTGTGCAGGGCGTTTTGCAGCAGGTCGAAGGCGTGGCCGATGACTTCGAGGGCCACCTGCGATCGATCAACAGCGCGATGGAGGGGGCCGGGACGCAGGCGTCGTCCGGGATCATCGGGCAGGCGCTGACGGGGTTCGCGGACTCCCAGCGGTCCAGCATCGAGTTCGTGTTCACCCGCACCGGCGCGGCGATGAACGGCGCGGTCAACGCCACCCAGGCGTACGTGCGCGGTGACCTGGAGATGGCCGCGAACGCGCAGTCCAACGCCACCGCCGCCCCCGACCCGCGCGGCACCATGCCGAACGGGGGCGCCCGGTGA
- a CDS encoding pore-forming ESAT-6 family protein, whose protein sequence is MTMDRRSFDTGVSQSVQGDLQGIIGRLESVIGQRDQAVAAAMADFQADGVSDDYHHVEQRWKSAATEVRQIINLVKQTMTQNDDSANTALSRARSAVQGIG, encoded by the coding sequence ATGACGATGGACCGGCGCAGCTTCGACACCGGCGTCTCGCAGTCGGTGCAGGGCGACCTGCAGGGCATCATCGGGCGGCTGGAGTCGGTGATCGGCCAGCGCGACCAGGCGGTCGCCGCGGCGATGGCCGACTTCCAGGCCGACGGGGTCTCCGACGACTACCACCACGTCGAGCAGCGGTGGAAGTCCGCGGCCACCGAGGTGCGGCAGATCATCAACCTGGTCAAGCAGACCATGACCCAGAACGACGACTCCGCGAACACGGCGCTGTCGCGTGCGCGTTCGGCGGTGCAGGGCATCGGCTGA
- a CDS encoding R2-like ligand-binding oxidase: MTSTATFREDFHSLRAGGLNWDSLPLRLFTKGNAKFWNPADIDFSQDAEDWQNLSEEEQRSVAMLCSQFIAGEEAVTEDIQPFMAAMAAEGRFGDEMYLSQFCFEEAKHTQVFRLWMDAVGLTEDLHSHVAENPGYRAIFYQELPKSLNALHDDPSPANQVRASVTYNHVVEGTLALTGYFAWQKICRSRGILPGMQEVVRRIGDDERRHMAWGTFTCRRHVAADESNWDVVQEQMQHLLPLAVSQIQWRPEDAPEETPFRLDIDELAAYASDRAGRRLGAISAARGVPVEQIDVDASPEHLEDQFGAEDAAALEKA, from the coding sequence ATGACGAGCACCGCGACCTTCCGCGAAGACTTCCACTCCCTGCGGGCAGGCGGCCTGAACTGGGACTCGCTGCCGCTGCGGCTGTTCACCAAGGGCAACGCGAAGTTCTGGAACCCGGCCGACATCGACTTCAGCCAGGACGCCGAGGACTGGCAGAACCTCTCCGAGGAGGAGCAGCGCAGCGTGGCGATGCTGTGCTCGCAGTTCATCGCCGGCGAGGAGGCGGTCACCGAGGACATCCAGCCGTTCATGGCGGCGATGGCGGCCGAGGGCCGCTTCGGCGACGAGATGTACCTGTCGCAGTTCTGCTTCGAGGAGGCCAAGCACACCCAGGTCTTCCGGCTGTGGATGGACGCGGTCGGACTCACCGAGGACCTGCACTCCCACGTCGCCGAGAACCCCGGCTACCGCGCGATCTTCTACCAGGAGCTGCCGAAGTCGCTCAACGCGCTGCACGACGATCCGAGTCCGGCCAACCAGGTACGCGCGTCGGTCACCTACAACCACGTCGTGGAGGGCACGCTCGCGCTGACCGGCTACTTCGCGTGGCAGAAGATCTGCCGCAGCCGGGGCATCCTGCCGGGCATGCAGGAGGTCGTGCGCCGCATCGGCGACGACGAACGGCGCCACATGGCGTGGGGCACCTTCACCTGCCGGCGGCACGTGGCGGCCGACGAGTCCAACTGGGACGTCGTGCAGGAGCAGATGCAGCACCTTCTCCCGCTGGCGGTGTCGCAGATCCAGTGGCGACCGGAGGACGCGCCGGAGGAGACGCCGTTCCGGCTGGACATCGACGAGCTCGCCGCCTACGCCTCGGACCGGGCCGGACGCCGGCTCGGCGCGATCTCGGCCGCGCGCGGGGTGCCCGTGGAGCAGATCGACGTGGACGCCTCACCGGAACATCTCGAGGACCAGTTCGGCGCCGAGGACGCCGCCGCGCTGGAGAAGGCTTAG
- a CDS encoding HAD family hydrolase has product MTTVGFDLDLTLIDPRAGVVEVFAALGAEFALDLDGEHIAANLGPPLPSVLRGYGFDEPLVERLVARFRELYPSVVIPATAAMPGASDALAAARSDGGRSLVVTGKFEPNAALHVSAFEWEVDHLSGDVFAEAKGEVLLAQGAQVYVGDHVADIAGARTAGAVAVAVATGPYDTDALAAAGADVVLADLTEFPDWLAGYERRSRQHR; this is encoded by the coding sequence GTGACCACAGTCGGCTTCGACCTGGACCTGACCCTCATCGACCCCCGCGCCGGGGTGGTCGAGGTGTTCGCCGCGCTCGGCGCGGAGTTCGCCCTCGACCTCGACGGCGAGCACATCGCGGCCAACCTCGGGCCGCCGCTGCCGTCGGTCCTGCGCGGCTACGGATTCGACGAGCCGCTGGTCGAACGCCTCGTCGCCCGGTTCCGGGAGCTGTATCCGAGCGTCGTCATCCCGGCCACGGCGGCGATGCCCGGGGCGTCCGACGCGCTGGCCGCGGCCCGCTCGGACGGTGGTCGAAGCCTGGTCGTCACCGGCAAGTTCGAGCCCAACGCCGCGCTGCACGTCTCGGCCTTCGAGTGGGAGGTCGACCACCTCAGCGGCGACGTGTTCGCCGAGGCCAAGGGCGAGGTGCTGCTGGCGCAGGGCGCGCAGGTCTACGTCGGCGACCACGTGGCCGACATCGCGGGCGCGCGGACCGCCGGGGCGGTCGCGGTGGCGGTGGCCACCGGGCCCTACGACACCGACGCGCTCGCGGCGGCGGGCGCCGACGTCGTGCTGGCCGACCTCACCGAGTTCCCCGACTGGCTCGCCGGCTACGAACGACGATCGCGACAACACCGGTGA
- a CDS encoding cold-shock protein has translation MPTGRVKWFDAEKGFGFVTQDGGEDVYVRASALPSGVESLKTGQRVDFDMAQGRRGPQALKVQLLDPPPSVVEARRRPADELHGMVDDMIKLLELKVLPDLRRGRYPDRKVSKRIGEVVRAVARELDPGA, from the coding sequence GTGCCGACCGGCAGGGTCAAGTGGTTCGACGCGGAGAAGGGCTTCGGCTTCGTGACCCAGGACGGTGGGGAGGACGTGTACGTGCGGGCCTCCGCGCTGCCGTCCGGCGTCGAGTCGCTCAAGACCGGACAGCGGGTCGACTTCGACATGGCCCAGGGCCGCCGCGGTCCGCAGGCGCTCAAGGTGCAGCTGCTCGACCCGCCGCCGTCGGTGGTGGAAGCGCGCCGCAGGCCGGCCGACGAGCTGCACGGCATGGTCGACGACATGATCAAGCTGCTCGAGCTCAAGGTGCTGCCCGACCTGCGCCGCGGGCGCTACCCCGACCGCAAGGTCTCCAAGCGCATCGGCGAGGTCGTGCGCGCCGTCGCCAGGGAGCTCGACCCGGGCGCCTGA
- a CDS encoding DUF2771 family protein, whose protein sequence is MFRGLKPLLLAGTAVALAGCSAPADPQVTFYSHGQAVEVAPAQYCDALGEKCSPPPAEPIGKLRVPGREPLQISVPSDVAEAPWQVAFIYRTTSGEEVGGKTEVFTGGDRHAYTLQLPGDGVQFEHVEVQRFSALLSPGTEGGVDFVIGGSWILDVNP, encoded by the coding sequence GTGTTCCGAGGACTGAAACCGCTACTGCTGGCAGGCACCGCCGTGGCGCTCGCGGGTTGCTCCGCACCCGCCGATCCGCAGGTCACCTTCTACTCGCACGGGCAGGCGGTGGAGGTCGCACCCGCGCAGTACTGCGACGCGCTGGGCGAGAAGTGTTCGCCGCCGCCCGCCGAACCGATCGGCAAGCTGCGGGTCCCCGGGCGCGAGCCGCTGCAGATCTCGGTGCCCAGCGACGTGGCCGAGGCCCCGTGGCAGGTGGCCTTCATCTACCGGACGACCTCCGGCGAGGAGGTCGGCGGCAAGACCGAGGTGTTCACCGGCGGCGACCGCCACGCCTACACCCTCCAGCTCCCCGGCGACGGCGTGCAGTTCGAGCACGTCGAGGTCCAGCGGTTCTCCGCACTGCTCAGCCCGGGCACCGAGGGCGGCGTGGACTTCGTGATCGGCGGTAGCTGGATCCTCGACGTCAACCCGTGA
- a CDS encoding MFS transporter, translating into MGGRRDQQPRGRAGWGAGQRGKRGDYDGLSAREGDAISASYARARGEEPRDGRTREDDPPGKSTRETDSHGKSTRETDPDGKSTRGNGQRRKWTRRREQHGSADQAQRSEQRFEAPPRRYPWDDDEHRPRYRTSRLPPLPRDHHSFRDEPGERADPGDFDETDGARGTAPPRKLTVTRVAAWRSRDLTQRAMRLFFSAAHADGADRSGLARFTYAVMGNYAVDAAMAVALANTLFFSAATGESKDKVALYLLITVAPFAVIAPVIGPALDRLQRGRRLALAASFGIRVLLAAVMALNFNSWLLYPAALGCMVLSKSFGVLKAAMTPRVLPQAITLTTANSRLTTFGMAAGGVFGAVASGFAWLLGSEGALWFMAAMAACGVWLCLRIPAWVESTEGEVPASISSHPRRAERTPLTGHVVVALWGNGGIRLLTGFLTLFAAFVIKQGTQTDPFMQLVLLGMVGCAAGLGSFLGNGVGARMSFGKPDRLIVACLGSALAVTVCAAVLAGLPMAVVVGLVGATCSALAKVCLDAVVQRDMPEASRASAFGRSETVLQLSWVFGGALGVLLPPVYWIGFTVVAVLLALVLAQTVLAGRGGSLLARTFWRRGSSAATRTAT; encoded by the coding sequence ATGGGCGGGCGGCGTGATCAGCAGCCGCGCGGCCGCGCGGGTTGGGGCGCCGGCCAGCGCGGCAAGCGCGGTGACTACGACGGGCTGAGTGCGCGTGAAGGCGACGCGATCTCCGCCTCCTACGCGCGCGCACGCGGGGAAGAACCGCGCGACGGCCGCACTCGCGAAGACGATCCGCCCGGCAAGTCCACCCGCGAAACCGACTCCCACGGCAAGTCCACCCGCGAGACCGACCCCGACGGCAAGTCCACCCGCGGAAACGGCCAGCGCCGCAAGTGGACCCGCCGGCGCGAACAGCACGGCAGCGCCGACCAGGCGCAGCGCAGCGAGCAGCGCTTCGAGGCGCCGCCGCGCCGCTACCCCTGGGACGACGACGAGCACCGACCCCGCTACCGCACTTCCCGGCTGCCCCCGCTGCCCCGCGACCACCACTCGTTCCGCGACGAGCCCGGCGAGCGCGCGGACCCCGGCGACTTCGACGAGACGGATGGTGCGCGCGGAACCGCGCCGCCGCGCAAGCTGACCGTCACCCGCGTCGCCGCGTGGCGCAGCCGCGACCTCACCCAGCGCGCGATGCGCCTGTTCTTCTCCGCAGCGCACGCCGACGGCGCCGACCGCTCCGGGCTGGCGCGCTTCACCTACGCCGTCATGGGCAACTACGCCGTCGACGCGGCGATGGCCGTCGCCCTGGCCAACACCCTGTTCTTCTCCGCCGCGACCGGCGAGAGCAAGGACAAGGTCGCGCTGTACCTGCTGATCACGGTCGCGCCGTTCGCGGTGATCGCACCGGTCATCGGGCCCGCCCTCGACAGGTTGCAGAGGGGCAGGCGGCTGGCGCTCGCGGCGTCGTTCGGCATCCGGGTGCTGCTGGCGGCGGTGATGGCGCTGAACTTCAACAGCTGGCTGCTGTACCCGGCGGCGCTCGGCTGCATGGTGCTGTCGAAGTCCTTCGGTGTGCTCAAGGCGGCGATGACGCCCCGCGTACTGCCTCAGGCGATCACGCTGACCACCGCGAACTCCAGGCTCACCACCTTCGGCATGGCCGCGGGCGGCGTGTTCGGCGCGGTGGCGTCGGGTTTCGCGTGGCTGCTGGGGTCGGAGGGCGCGCTGTGGTTCATGGCCGCGATGGCGGCCTGCGGGGTGTGGCTCTGCCTGCGCATCCCCGCCTGGGTGGAGAGCACCGAGGGCGAGGTGCCCGCCTCGATCAGCTCGCACCCGCGCCGCGCGGAACGCACCCCGCTGACCGGTCACGTCGTGGTCGCGCTGTGGGGCAACGGCGGCATCCGGCTGCTCACCGGGTTCCTGACGCTGTTCGCCGCGTTCGTGATCAAGCAGGGCACCCAGACCGATCCGTTCATGCAGCTCGTGCTGCTGGGCATGGTCGGCTGCGCGGCGGGGCTGGGCAGCTTCCTCGGCAACGGTGTCGGCGCCCGGATGTCGTTCGGCAAGCCCGACCGGCTGATCGTGGCCTGCCTCGGCAGCGCGCTGGCCGTCACGGTGTGCGCGGCGGTGCTGGCGGGTCTGCCGATGGCGGTGGTCGTGGGCCTGGTCGGCGCGACCTGCAGCGCGCTGGCGAAGGTCTGCCTGGACGCGGTGGTCCAGCGGGACATGCCCGAGGCGTCTCGCGCCTCGGCCTTCGGCCGCTCGGAGACGGTGTTGCAGCTGAGCTGGGTCTTCGGCGGAGCGCTCGGGGTACTGCTGCCGCCGGTGTACTGGATCGGCTTCACGGTCGTGGCGGTGCTGCTCGCGCTCGTGCTGGCCCAGACCGTGCTGGCCGGGCGAGGCGGCTCGCTGCTGGCGAGGACGTTCTGGCGGCGGGGCTCCTCGGCGGCAACCCGCACCGCGACCTGA
- a CDS encoding glutaminyl-peptide cyclotransferase, whose translation MLVCCLGLVACAPPEPAERDGEQHREQSDEGIGHAGSLPHLRVEVINVLPHDRSSFTQGLELADGTLYEGTGTYGGSRMRATDPATGAVHREDRLPPELFGEGITVEGDRIWQLTWQEGVAIERDRASLRELRRVGYSGEGWGLCHDGARLVMSDGSSRLTFRDPATFAPAGEVAVRAGGEEVGDLNELECAGGHVWANVWHTDQILRIDPATGQVTAVVDASGLLTPQERASADVLNGIAAVPGTDEFLITGKYWPHLYRVRFAPA comes from the coding sequence ATGCTCGTCTGCTGCCTGGGGCTGGTGGCGTGCGCGCCGCCAGAACCAGCGGAGCGCGACGGCGAGCAGCACCGCGAGCAGTCCGATGAGGGCATTGGGCACGCGGGAAGCCTGCCACACCTTCGTGTCGAGGTGATCAACGTGCTCCCGCACGACCGCTCCTCATTCACCCAGGGCTTGGAACTGGCCGACGGCACCCTCTACGAAGGCACCGGCACCTACGGCGGCTCCCGGATGCGGGCCACCGACCCGGCCACCGGAGCCGTGCACCGGGAGGACCGGCTGCCACCGGAGCTCTTCGGCGAGGGCATCACCGTCGAGGGTGACCGTATATGGCAGTTGACGTGGCAGGAAGGGGTCGCGATCGAGCGCGACCGGGCGAGCCTGCGCGAGCTGCGCCGAGTGGGCTACTCCGGCGAGGGCTGGGGGCTGTGCCACGACGGCGCCCGGCTGGTCATGAGCGACGGCAGCTCCCGGCTGACCTTCCGCGACCCCGCCACCTTCGCCCCGGCGGGCGAGGTGGCGGTCCGTGCCGGCGGCGAGGAGGTCGGCGACCTCAACGAGCTGGAGTGCGCGGGCGGCCACGTCTGGGCGAACGTCTGGCACACCGACCAGATCCTGCGCATCGATCCGGCGACCGGGCAGGTCACCGCGGTCGTGGACGCGTCGGGCCTGCTGACCCCGCAGGAGCGCGCGAGCGCCGACGTCCTCAACGGCATCGCGGCCGTGCCCGGCACCGACGAGTTCCTGATCACCGGCAAGTACTGGCCGCACCTCTACCGCGTCCGCTTCGCCCCCGCGTGA
- a CDS encoding DUF3027 domain-containing protein, translated as MTSPGASFDEPVEPVGAPARPDPMLVEAVGIAREAAEDEAAPGDDPVGSPVLTVDAEGGDPVGEHVGFETEGEHALTHYFESNYPGYVGWRWAVTVAAVPGEPVTVSEVVLLPGPSALTAPEWVPWSRRVRPGDLGAGDLLPSGPEDHRLAPGYLANDDPAVESLAREVGLGRKRVMSREGRLEAAERWHNGEFGPRSEIARLAPGACGTCGFFMQLAGSMGAAFGVCANEIAPADGRVVHAEFGCGAHSEAEVDTSSTVPVAEVVYDDATLDFEPRG; from the coding sequence ATGACCAGCCCAGGCGCGTCGTTCGACGAACCTGTGGAGCCCGTCGGCGCGCCCGCGCGCCCGGACCCGATGCTCGTCGAGGCCGTCGGCATCGCCCGCGAGGCGGCGGAGGACGAGGCCGCGCCGGGTGACGACCCGGTCGGCTCGCCGGTGCTGACGGTGGACGCCGAGGGCGGTGACCCGGTCGGCGAGCACGTCGGGTTCGAGACCGAGGGCGAGCACGCGCTCACCCACTACTTCGAGTCGAACTACCCCGGCTACGTGGGCTGGCGCTGGGCGGTCACGGTCGCGGCGGTGCCGGGCGAGCCGGTCACCGTCAGCGAGGTCGTGCTGCTGCCCGGTCCGAGTGCGCTGACCGCGCCGGAGTGGGTGCCGTGGAGCCGGCGCGTCCGGCCGGGCGACCTGGGCGCGGGCGACCTGCTGCCCAGCGGCCCCGAGGACCACCGGCTCGCGCCGGGCTACCTCGCCAACGACGATCCCGCGGTGGAGTCGCTGGCCAGGGAGGTCGGGCTCGGCCGCAAGCGGGTCATGAGCCGGGAAGGGCGGCTGGAGGCCGCCGAGCGCTGGCACAACGGCGAGTTCGGCCCGCGCTCCGAGATCGCCAGGCTCGCCCCCGGCGCGTGCGGGACCTGCGGGTTCTTCATGCAGCTCGCGGGTTCGATGGGCGCGGCCTTCGGGGTGTGCGCCAACGAGATCGCCCCTGCCGACGGCCGCGTCGTGCACGCCGAGTTCGGCTGCGGCGCGCACTCGGAGGCCGAGGTCGACACGTCCTCGACGGTGCCGGTGGCCGAGGTGGTCTACGACGACGCCACCCTGGACTTCGAGCCGCGAGGGTGA